A region of the Nocardia asteroides genome:
TGACGTGCAGACCGTGGAAGCCGGTGGTGATGTAGAACACCGAGCCGTAGGAACTGCTGGAGATCGACGTCCCCTCGTGCACCAGGTTCATGTACTCGTAACCCTGGCCGAGGACGAAGAACGTGCCCATCGCCAGCGTGACGACGTACCAACGGCGCAGGCCGAACACGTCACCCTTCTCCGCGGCGAAGACGCCCATCTGGCAGGTGAACGACGACGCGACCAGCACGGCCGTGACCGGCACGGCGAGCTTGAGGTTCAGCTCGGTCGGCTCCGGCGGCCAGTTACCGTTCGCCTGGGCGCGCGCGACGAAATACATCGCGAACAGGCCTGCGAAGAACATCAGCTCGCTCGACAGCCAGATGATGGTACCGACGCTGACCATGTTGGGCCGGTTCAGCGAATGCACACGCTGGGTAATGGCCGATCCTGGGGTCCCTACTGCGGTCGTCACGGGGGTAAGTATGACTCGTCGTAGTACGACGCCAGTACCCGGGTACGAAACTCGTTCCTCCGTGTCGAAAAACGCAGGGAAGGGCGGGTGATCGACCAGGCGGGGCGCAGGCTGAGCTGCGCGGCGGACCCTGGAACCGGTCGCACCCGCGACCGAACGCCCGGTCAGCATGACAGGCCCGGGTAAGGAAAACCTGAGATGGAGACGAATGTGGCAGCACGATTCTGGCGACGGCTGCGGCGGCGGGACCGGAGCACAGCCCTCGAGCTTCACCAGGCTGATCTGGTCGTCGTCGCGTCGAGCTTCGACGACGCGGAGGCGTGTTCGACCGCGCTGGCGCGCGCGACCGACCTGACACCGGACGCACCAGCGGTGCTGCGGCACCACCTGCGCATCCCACCACGGCACATCGAGACCGTCTGCGCGATCGCCGCGCAGGACGGATACACCCCCGCCCCGCACGTCGGCGGACCGGGCACCGACGCACTCGAGACGGTCATCCTGCAGCGGGTCCAACTCCTCGACGCCCTGCACTGCTCGCAGGAGCGCTCGCGCATGGCCGGTCTCGCCCAACGCCACGACGGCACCGCCGACGGTTGGGACGCCTTGCAACCGGGGCCACATCAGCAGGAGCCGTAAGCAGACGGCGGCGCCGTCACCGCCGACGGCGAAACCCGGATCGTGCGATTGCCGACCCGACCACCCACCCCGACCCCCGTTTCCAGCGAAGCGAAACCGAGCGTGTGCCGTTCGCGGCCCGGCTCGCGTCCGATCGGCCGTCGCGTGGGCGACGAAGAAGCAAGTGGCGACCACTCCGGCGCGAGCCACCAAAGCCGCGAACACCCAGCGACCCAGCCTCCGGACAAACCAGCACTGTCCAGCACCCGCCCGAGTGGCGACCGCACACGCCACAGACACCGCCGCCACCCACCCAACAGCCGAACCCACGTCGTGCGCTTACCCCCTCACGGGACCACACCAGCTCGACTCCAGGTTTCGAGCGAAGCGAGACCGAGCATTGTCCGTTCGCGGCCCGGCTCGCGTCCGAGTGGCCGCCGCGTAGGCGACGAAGGAGCAAGCGGCGGTCGCTCGGACGCGAGCCATAAGGGGGCCGCGAACACGCCGCGACGCAGTCGCGGCAAATACAACCCAGCTAGGCTGCTTGCGGACGAAACTGGTGCGCGAACCAGTGTGACGGGAGATGTGTGGAATGAGCGTGCGCAGCTGGCCCCAGGTGCTCGGAATCCTCGCCGACGGTGGCGACCTGGCCGCGGACGACACGGCGTGGGCGATGAACGAGATCATGTCCGACAACGCCACCCCCGCGCAGATCGCCGCGTTCGGCGTCGCGATGAAGATCAAGGGCCCTACGCCCGCCGAGCTGACCGGTCTGGCCGCGGG
Encoded here:
- a CDS encoding heme-copper oxidase subunit III — encoded protein: MTTAVGTPGSAITQRVHSLNRPNMVSVGTIIWLSSELMFFAGLFAMYFVARAQANGNWPPEPTELNLKLAVPVTAVLVASSFTCQMGVFAAEKGDVFGLRRWYVVTLAMGTFFVLGQGYEYMNLVHEGTSISSSSYGSVFYITTGFHGLHVIGGLIAFVFLLARTKVSKFTPAQATAAIVVSYYWHFVDIVWIGLFATIYFVR